The Verrucomicrobiota bacterium genome has a window encoding:
- a CDS encoding phosphatidylglycerophosphatase A has protein sequence MTQERKIFWSLLPRWFVVGATTFGPIGRFKAPGTWGSAVGVLVFTLLFAYLPPVPYLVLCAVLFFLAVPLCGEAEIRLGQRDPGCVVLDECIAVPVCFFAIPFQPGEATWPWIVAGFLLFRLFDIAKPFGIKKLQNLPGGWGVVVDDIAAALAANIVLQLIYHFFA, from the coding sequence GTGACGCAGGAGCGAAAGATCTTCTGGAGCCTGCTCCCTCGGTGGTTTGTTGTCGGCGCAACGACCTTCGGCCCTATTGGCCGTTTTAAAGCGCCCGGCACTTGGGGTTCTGCTGTCGGTGTGCTGGTCTTTACCCTACTGTTTGCCTATCTCCCCCCCGTTCCCTATCTGGTTCTCTGCGCCGTGCTCTTTTTTCTGGCCGTGCCTCTCTGCGGAGAAGCTGAGATCCGACTTGGCCAAAGAGATCCCGGATGCGTAGTCCTTGATGAATGCATCGCGGTGCCCGTCTGCTTTTTTGCGATACCTTTTCAACCAGGAGAAGCTACCTGGCCATGGATAGTCGCGGGCTTTCTACTGTTCCGTCTCTTCGACATCGCAAAGCCGTTCGGGATCAAAAAACTCCAGAATCTTCCCGGAGGATGGGGTGTTGTTGTCGATGATATTGCAGCTGCTTTAGCTGCTAACATTGTCCTTCAGTTGATCTACCATTTTTTCGCGTGA